One window of the Granulicella arctica genome contains the following:
- the fdhA gene encoding formaldehyde dehydrogenase, glutathione-independent, translated as MAENRGVVFLGQNKVEVQSIDFPKMQNPKGKKIEHAVILKVVSTNICGSDQHMVRGRTTAPTGMVLGHEITGEVIEAGSDVEYIKVGDLCTVPFNVACGRCRTCREQQTGVCLNVNPGRAGGAYGYVDMGGWIGGQAEYVMVPYADFNLIPFPDKAQAMEKIQDLTMLSDILPTGFHGAVMAGVGVGSIVYIAGAGPVGMAAAASAQILGAALVMVGDMNTERLQHVANVGFTPIDLRDGDDLGELIAKVVGKPEVDAAVDAVGFEAKAQGKDGEEAPATVLNSLMSIVRAAGGIGIPGLYVTEDPGAKDEAGKQGNLKMRFGLGWAKSHRFYTGQTPVLKYNRQLMQAILYDKLPIAKIVNATVISLDDAPEGYKSFDSGVAKKFVLDPHGLLGKVN; from the coding sequence ATGGCTGAGAATCGCGGAGTCGTTTTTCTGGGACAGAACAAAGTTGAAGTGCAATCCATTGATTTCCCGAAGATGCAGAATCCAAAGGGAAAGAAGATTGAGCACGCCGTCATTCTGAAGGTGGTTTCGACGAATATCTGTGGATCGGACCAGCACATGGTTCGCGGCCGCACTACAGCGCCCACCGGTATGGTGTTAGGGCACGAAATTACCGGCGAGGTAATCGAAGCCGGATCGGACGTCGAGTACATCAAGGTTGGAGACTTGTGTACAGTTCCCTTCAACGTGGCGTGTGGACGCTGCAGAACATGCCGCGAACAGCAGACGGGTGTCTGCCTGAACGTGAATCCGGGCCGCGCTGGCGGAGCGTATGGATACGTGGATATGGGTGGCTGGATCGGTGGACAGGCGGAGTATGTGATGGTGCCCTATGCCGACTTCAATCTGATCCCGTTCCCGGATAAAGCGCAGGCAATGGAGAAGATCCAGGATCTTACGATGCTGTCGGACATTCTGCCGACGGGGTTTCACGGGGCGGTGATGGCAGGCGTAGGAGTGGGCTCTATTGTGTACATCGCTGGTGCTGGACCGGTCGGCATGGCGGCGGCAGCCTCGGCGCAGATTCTCGGTGCGGCGCTCGTAATGGTCGGCGACATGAATACGGAACGGCTGCAGCATGTGGCAAACGTCGGCTTTACACCGATCGATCTTCGAGATGGCGATGACCTGGGAGAGTTGATTGCGAAGGTGGTTGGCAAGCCTGAGGTGGATGCGGCAGTGGACGCTGTCGGATTTGAGGCGAAGGCGCAGGGCAAGGATGGTGAAGAGGCTCCGGCAACAGTGCTGAACTCGCTGATGTCGATTGTGCGGGCTGCAGGCGGCATCGGGATTCCGGGGCTGTATGTAACGGAAGATCCGGGCGCGAAGGACGAGGCTGGCAAGCAGGGCAACCTGAAGATGCGATTTGGGCTTGGCTGGGCAAAGTCACACCGTTTCTACACAGGGCAAACTCCGGTGTTGAAGTACAACCGTCAATTGATGCAGGCGATCTTGTATGACAAGCTGCCCATTGCGAAGATCGTGAATGCAACGGTAATCTCGCTCGACGATGCGCCGGAAGGCTATAAGTCATTCGATTCAGGCGTGGCGAAGAAGTTCGTGCTTGATCCGCATGGGCTGCTTGGCAAAGTCAACTAA
- a CDS encoding GlcG/HbpS family heme-binding protein — MIQLADARRILAAAEKKAEEIGQPMNVAVVDAGGNLVAFERMTNAWLGSIDISQKKAWTSRAFDITTKDLGANSQSGDQFFGIHASNDGKVMIFAGGIPIKKDGQVVGAIGVSGGSGVQDHEVAEAGVAAY; from the coding sequence ATGATTCAGCTTGCAGACGCACGCCGCATCCTTGCGGCGGCGGAGAAGAAGGCAGAAGAGATTGGTCAGCCGATGAACGTTGCGGTTGTGGATGCGGGCGGGAACCTGGTTGCGTTTGAACGAATGACGAACGCATGGCTGGGCTCAATCGACATCTCTCAGAAGAAAGCATGGACCTCGCGCGCGTTTGACATCACGACAAAGGATCTTGGCGCAAACTCACAGTCGGGCGACCAGTTCTTTGGGATACATGCTTCGAATGATGGCAAGGTAATGATCTTTGCTGGTGGCATACCAATCAAGAAGGATGGTCAGGTCGTCGGAGCTATCGGCGTGAGTGGTGGCAGCGGCGTGCAAGATCACGAAGTTGCTGAGGCTGGTGTAGCGGCTTACTAG
- a CDS encoding carboxylesterase/lipase family protein: MTPPVRYDQPIGAAGTIGHRDQVTGAARMHERSEGIQTQDKRQIFHWDLEASQAQGSDSFHSVTDKLMLPTKTREAGHMVSWLRGKSMNFDAAYFSLKMISAAAICGSLLAGQARASDALQVKTDKGSVVGAVTTDGKVVAFKGIPFAAPPVGDLRWKAPEPAMPWKGVKETKEFGSRCVQSGFNADMAFHDPGPSEDCLTLNVWTPAGAKKGSLPVMVWVFGGGFTTGATSEGRQDGEFLAHRDVVVVSMNYRLGIFGFFVHPELAAESAHHASGNYGLMDQMAAIAWVKKNVAGFGGDPKNVTIFGESAGSFAVSTLMASPLSKDMVSKAIGESGGAFGRSGLSYGTLSERELTDTNFAQSAFGTTKLAELRKISADDLVKAATAKTTPAPPRFGPDIDGYFLPDSVPNIYKAGKQAHVPMMAGWNADEGRGGVLANPPTSASFATQAEKEYGPKSQDFLAVYGGGTDEEALNSAADYAGDKFIAYSTWKWLEAQVETGKAPVYRYFFTLGSPGDKFHKAEIGAFHSDDIEYVFGALDSRQEAVWRPEDRKLSDQMGQYWTNFAKTGDPNGPGLPNWPKYDASGGWQVMNLNADSMAKPDSRRGRYLFMENNAPLPAR; the protein is encoded by the coding sequence GTGACTCCACCAGTCCGTTATGACCAGCCGATTGGAGCGGCAGGTACGATAGGCCATCGTGATCAGGTCACCGGCGCGGCGCGGATGCATGAGAGATCTGAAGGCATTCAGACTCAAGATAAACGTCAGATTTTCCACTGGGATCTTGAGGCTTCTCAGGCGCAAGGATCTGACAGCTTCCACAGCGTTACCGACAAGCTCATGCTGCCGACGAAGACCCGCGAGGCAGGCCATATGGTAAGTTGGCTTCGGGGAAAATCTATGAATTTTGATGCTGCATACTTCTCGCTGAAGATGATATCGGCTGCTGCGATTTGCGGGAGTCTTCTTGCTGGACAGGCACGGGCCTCGGATGCTTTGCAGGTGAAGACCGATAAAGGCAGCGTCGTTGGAGCGGTGACGACGGATGGGAAGGTCGTAGCGTTCAAGGGAATTCCGTTCGCGGCACCACCGGTCGGAGACTTGCGGTGGAAGGCTCCGGAGCCGGCTATGCCATGGAAGGGCGTGAAGGAGACAAAGGAGTTTGGTTCGCGATGCGTGCAGTCTGGTTTCAATGCGGACATGGCATTTCATGATCCAGGGCCGAGCGAAGATTGCCTGACGTTGAATGTGTGGACGCCCGCCGGAGCGAAGAAGGGTAGCCTGCCGGTTATGGTATGGGTCTTCGGCGGCGGGTTTACGACAGGCGCTACGTCGGAGGGTCGGCAGGATGGGGAGTTCCTGGCGCATCGTGACGTAGTAGTGGTGTCGATGAACTATCGGCTTGGAATATTTGGCTTCTTCGTGCACCCGGAGTTGGCGGCAGAGTCGGCACATCACGCGTCCGGCAACTACGGGCTGATGGACCAGATGGCGGCGATTGCATGGGTGAAGAAGAATGTTGCTGGCTTTGGCGGTGATCCCAAAAATGTGACGATCTTCGGCGAGTCTGCTGGATCGTTTGCCGTAAGCACACTGATGGCTTCGCCGCTGTCGAAGGACATGGTCTCAAAGGCGATCGGGGAGAGCGGCGGGGCGTTTGGACGGAGCGGGCTGAGCTATGGAACGCTGTCAGAACGGGAGCTGACGGATACGAACTTCGCACAGTCGGCATTCGGGACGACGAAGCTAGCGGAGTTGCGGAAGATTTCGGCTGACGATCTGGTGAAGGCTGCTACGGCGAAGACTACGCCAGCGCCGCCTCGGTTTGGACCGGACATCGATGGATATTTCCTGCCGGATTCAGTACCGAATATCTACAAGGCGGGAAAGCAGGCGCATGTACCGATGATGGCCGGCTGGAACGCAGACGAGGGCCGCGGCGGAGTGCTGGCAAATCCTCCGACTTCGGCGAGCTTTGCGACCCAGGCAGAGAAGGAATATGGACCGAAGTCGCAGGATTTTCTTGCGGTCTACGGAGGCGGAACCGATGAGGAGGCGCTGAACTCGGCTGCGGACTATGCAGGAGACAAGTTCATCGCGTACTCGACCTGGAAGTGGCTTGAGGCGCAGGTAGAGACGGGCAAGGCTCCGGTATATCGCTACTTCTTTACGCTTGGCTCACCGGGGGACAAGTTCCACAAGGCTGAGATCGGGGCGTTCCACTCGGACGATATTGAATATGTCTTTGGCGCGCTCGATTCGCGGCAGGAAGCAGTGTGGCGGCCTGAGGATCGCAAGCTTTCGGACCAGATGGGGCAGTACTGGACGAACTTTGCGAAGACAGGTGACCCTAATGGGCCCGGACTGCCAAACTGGCCTAAGTACGACGCGAGCGGTGGGTGGCAGGTGATGAACTTGAATGCAGATTCAATGGCCAAGCCCGATTCGAGGCGTGGGCGTTATCTGTTCATGGAGAACAATGCTCCGCTGCCCGCGCGGTAA
- a CDS encoding ligand-binding sensor domain-containing diguanylate cyclase: MAAPSALLGLDAHKALSQYVQTRLTDQNGLPQSSVSAIAQTKDGYLWFGTEEGLARYDGTRVTVFDTASHKELKDNLVLALRASRDGSLWVGTRSSVSRYKDGVFRPYISAASTINSIFESSDGRIWVASMNGLYVIKDGQVRLFGLRDGLPDVHIYAIAQGPDGTLWLGTDKGLVGLGDFKHKVFHTYGPAEGLPNQPVMALAMCRNGSLWLGMQSNVLHWKGSLLGSWVPPGVPKDARIGAMLADRDGAVWVGYTHNGLAVYRNGGWIRSGSHEELPSQDISSLFEDGSGHVWIGMLQNGVAELRDGIFSNLGVREGLAEDRVWSVIETQDGSMWVGTNSKGLEQITTTGAIHHFTTQNGLPAGPVYSLMEARDGSLWMGFEDGALAHFKDGHFTVFRDPKSQRGYLISIRQEATGDLLLGFHEEDGLVRFRDGSFQHYKLPGMLNVSVIASDGSIWVGADHSGITHIQGDKLTNYTTKDGLLSNFSQTLYLDRDGVLWAGTSPGGLNRIKNGRVTTYSVAQGLYGLTIGAIVEDDFGNLWMTCNKGIFRVSKKELNDYADGKIKAVHSEVYGTADGMRKAECNFGQPSAWKSRDGHLWFTTTAGIASADERRIVAQDTLSAVLVEEVLYRHAPVVVQNSSVYVHGSGDLEFRFTSPNFEMPDRLRFRYRLEGFDNDWIDIDNRRIAYYTKLPPGHYSFRVQTTVGDADWNAAAVPITIMLEPHLWQTVWFRGFCGLLLLLIFVSCYRVRIRYLMVRTQLLEKKVEERTQELQEAVRVTEAAHQALHDLAMKDGLTKLWNRRTIFEILHKEAARATRDRSPVCVLMADVDHFKVVNDLNGHMDGDSVLQEVARRITQLTRTYDAAGRYGGEEFLIILPGCSLEDGYMRAEEFRAAIANTPFVTETASLQITCSFGVAASRDLSRVERLVRDADNALYKAKRAGRNCVLSTSPEASRNPVRDQGCYVDHSPKS; the protein is encoded by the coding sequence TTGGCTGCGCCTTCTGCGCTGCTCGGCTTGGATGCCCATAAGGCACTCAGCCAATATGTGCAGACGCGGCTCACCGATCAGAACGGACTTCCTCAGAGCTCGGTGTCGGCCATCGCGCAGACCAAGGATGGTTATCTCTGGTTCGGCACCGAGGAGGGGCTGGCGCGATATGACGGCACTCGGGTCACGGTCTTCGATACGGCCAGTCATAAGGAGCTGAAGGACAATCTCGTACTAGCTCTCAGAGCGAGTCGCGATGGAAGTCTCTGGGTAGGCACGCGAAGCAGTGTCAGCCGCTACAAAGACGGCGTCTTCCGCCCATATATCTCTGCGGCCTCAACCATCAATTCCATTTTTGAAAGTAGCGACGGACGAATTTGGGTCGCGAGTATGAATGGGCTGTACGTGATCAAGGATGGCCAAGTTCGTCTTTTCGGGTTACGAGACGGCCTGCCTGATGTACATATCTACGCTATTGCGCAAGGGCCAGATGGGACCCTGTGGCTGGGAACGGATAAGGGATTGGTTGGCCTGGGAGACTTTAAGCATAAGGTCTTCCACACGTACGGGCCGGCAGAAGGCCTGCCAAATCAACCGGTGATGGCACTTGCCATGTGTCGTAACGGATCGCTCTGGCTTGGCATGCAATCGAATGTCCTTCACTGGAAGGGCTCCCTGCTGGGCTCGTGGGTTCCTCCGGGTGTGCCGAAGGATGCACGGATCGGCGCGATGCTGGCGGACCGCGATGGCGCGGTTTGGGTTGGATACACTCACAACGGCCTAGCAGTCTACCGAAATGGCGGGTGGATTCGATCTGGCTCACATGAAGAATTGCCGAGTCAGGACATCAGCAGCCTCTTTGAGGATGGCTCGGGTCATGTATGGATTGGCATGCTTCAGAATGGGGTCGCTGAGCTGCGTGACGGAATCTTCAGCAACCTCGGTGTGCGTGAGGGCCTGGCCGAAGATAGGGTGTGGTCCGTCATAGAGACGCAGGATGGTTCGATGTGGGTTGGAACCAACAGCAAGGGCCTCGAGCAAATCACTACGACAGGCGCGATCCATCACTTTACAACTCAGAATGGCCTGCCGGCAGGCCCCGTTTACAGTTTGATGGAGGCACGGGACGGCAGCCTATGGATGGGCTTTGAAGATGGAGCGTTGGCACACTTTAAAGATGGCCACTTCACAGTGTTTCGCGATCCCAAGAGTCAGAGGGGCTACCTCATCTCGATCAGGCAGGAAGCAACGGGAGACTTGCTGCTAGGTTTTCACGAAGAGGACGGGCTCGTTCGCTTTCGTGATGGAAGCTTTCAACACTACAAGCTACCTGGGATGTTGAATGTTTCTGTTATTGCAAGCGATGGTTCGATATGGGTAGGAGCTGACCATAGCGGGATTACTCATATCCAAGGTGACAAACTTACCAACTACACGACAAAGGACGGACTACTCAGCAATTTCTCTCAGACACTTTATCTGGATCGTGACGGCGTCTTGTGGGCTGGCACATCGCCGGGAGGGCTGAACCGGATCAAGAACGGCCGCGTGACGACGTACTCGGTCGCGCAAGGCCTCTACGGCTTGACCATTGGAGCAATCGTCGAAGATGACTTTGGCAATCTTTGGATGACGTGCAACAAGGGCATCTTTCGTGTCAGCAAGAAGGAACTGAACGACTATGCGGACGGCAAGATTAAAGCGGTCCACAGCGAGGTCTATGGCACGGCGGATGGTATGCGAAAGGCTGAATGCAATTTCGGACAACCGTCTGCTTGGAAGTCCAGGGACGGTCATTTGTGGTTCACTACAACGGCTGGAATAGCCTCTGCCGACGAGAGACGCATCGTCGCGCAGGATACGCTTTCAGCGGTATTGGTCGAAGAGGTGCTCTATCGACACGCTCCTGTTGTTGTTCAGAACTCATCGGTTTATGTCCATGGTAGCGGCGATCTTGAATTTCGATTTACCTCACCAAACTTCGAGATGCCAGATCGACTTCGTTTCCGCTACCGGCTCGAGGGGTTTGACAACGACTGGATCGACATCGATAACCGGCGGATCGCGTATTACACAAAGTTGCCTCCCGGACACTATAGCTTTCGAGTGCAGACGACGGTTGGCGATGCGGACTGGAACGCAGCAGCGGTCCCTATAACAATTATGCTCGAACCCCACCTATGGCAGACAGTATGGTTCCGTGGATTTTGTGGGCTGCTTCTCCTGCTGATCTTCGTATCTTGCTACCGGGTGCGTATCCGCTACCTGATGGTGCGTACACAGCTTCTTGAAAAGAAGGTAGAAGAACGCACTCAGGAGTTACAAGAGGCAGTGCGCGTGACGGAGGCCGCTCACCAGGCGTTACACGATTTGGCGATGAAGGATGGCCTAACCAAACTTTGGAATCGAAGGACCATCTTTGAGATTTTGCACAAAGAGGCTGCGCGAGCGACTCGCGATCGCTCGCCAGTTTGCGTCCTCATGGCGGATGTGGATCACTTCAAGGTGGTGAACGACTTGAATGGTCACATGGACGGTGACAGCGTGCTGCAGGAAGTGGCTAGAAGAATCACACAGTTGACGCGCACTTATGACGCTGCCGGGCGATACGGAGGCGAGGAGTTCTTGATCATTCTGCCGGGTTGCTCTTTGGAGGACGGCTATATGCGAGCGGAAGAGTTTCGTGCGGCAATCGCAAACACGCCGTTTGTAACTGAGACAGCTTCGTTACAAATTACGTGCAGCTTCGGAGTGGCGGCGTCACGCGACTTGTCGAGAGTTGAAAGACTGGTCCGGGATGCTGATAACGCACTGTACAAAGCGAAGCGCGCAGGGCGAAATTGCGTACTATCTACTTCACCGGAGGCATCAAGAAATCCTGTTCGAGACCAAGGATGCTATGTAGACCATAGCCCTAAAAGCTAA
- the sdhB gene encoding succinate dehydrogenase iron-sulfur subunit, which yields MATAAKTIKVEIKRQSGPDGTAVIEKFEIPYRPNMNITSVLGEIACDPVTANGAATTPITYDANCLEEICGSCAMLINGKARMACSALVDKLTQPISLAPLSKFPVVRDLSVDRSVLFQNLKAVKAWVPIDGTYDLGAGPKQFPQLQEEQYPLSNCISCTICMEVCPQFNDQTNFVGAATIAQVKLFNSNPTGKVLKEERLRALAGDGGVQECGFAQNCVEACPKQLPLTEAISDVSRDVILQQVKDFFVR from the coding sequence ATGGCAACGGCAGCGAAGACGATCAAGGTCGAGATCAAGCGGCAGAGTGGACCGGACGGCACAGCGGTGATTGAGAAGTTCGAGATTCCCTATCGTCCGAATATGAACATCACGTCCGTGCTGGGAGAGATCGCCTGCGATCCCGTGACGGCAAACGGCGCAGCCACAACGCCGATCACCTATGACGCCAACTGCCTGGAAGAGATTTGCGGTTCGTGCGCCATGCTGATTAATGGCAAGGCCCGGATGGCCTGCTCGGCGCTCGTTGACAAGTTAACGCAGCCCATCTCGCTTGCTCCTCTATCCAAATTTCCCGTGGTGCGCGACCTGTCGGTCGACCGGTCAGTGCTGTTCCAGAATCTCAAAGCTGTGAAGGCCTGGGTTCCGATCGACGGGACGTATGATCTCGGTGCTGGACCGAAGCAATTTCCGCAGTTGCAGGAAGAGCAATATCCGCTATCGAATTGCATCTCGTGCACGATTTGTATGGAGGTCTGCCCGCAGTTCAACGATCAGACAAACTTCGTAGGCGCGGCTACGATCGCACAGGTGAAGCTCTTCAACAGCAATCCCACGGGAAAGGTGTTGAAGGAGGAGCGACTTCGGGCACTGGCTGGGGATGGAGGCGTGCAGGAGTGCGGGTTCGCACAGAATTGCGTCGAAGCCTGCCCGAAACAATTGCCCCTGACCGAGGCGATCTCGGACGTGAGCAGGGACGTTATTCTTCAGCAGGTAAAAGACTTTTTTGTACGTTAG
- the sdhA gene encoding succinate dehydrogenase flavoprotein subunit gives MASPRIIVVGGGLAGLAAVIKIAEAGGKVDLFSIVPVKRSHSVCAQGGINAAKDLKGEGDTVLKHFDDTVYGGDFLANQTPVKNMTAQGPAIIDLLDRMGVPFNRTPEGLLDFRRFGGTLYQRTAFAGATTGQQLLYALDEQVRRYESEGKVTKYEGWEFLSAVLDSKGACRGIAALDLRSMETRSFPADAIIVCTGGIGAIFGKSTNSVVCTGSAQAALYQQGAVYANGEFIQVHPTAIPGEDKLRLMSESARGEGGRVWVPRDKNDKRVAKSIPEGERWYFLEEWYPKYGNLVPRDVATRAIHKVVYEHGMGIDGQPMVYLDLTHIDRETLNRKLEGILEIYEKFVGDDPREVPMKIFPGMHYTMGGLWVDFEQQTNLPGVFAAGEADYSIHGANRLGANSLLSCIYGGFVAGPNAMAYAKGLAPQEGDGGHAAELTRQQGLNGQLLSATGTENPFKLWRELGDTMTRHATIIRYNAGLAEADAKIVELKERYRNINLSDKSQWANTSFAFTRQLLNMLELSRVVVQGAALRDESRGAHYKPDFPERNDEKFLKTTKASFVDGAPKFEYEEVDTSHITPRARNYAATA, from the coding sequence ATGGCAAGTCCAAGAATCATTGTGGTTGGTGGCGGTCTCGCCGGTCTCGCTGCGGTCATCAAGATCGCTGAGGCCGGCGGCAAGGTTGACCTGTTCTCGATCGTCCCGGTCAAGCGGTCTCACTCCGTCTGCGCACAGGGTGGGATCAACGCCGCCAAGGACCTAAAGGGTGAGGGCGATACCGTCCTTAAGCACTTCGACGACACCGTGTATGGTGGTGACTTCCTCGCCAACCAGACGCCAGTCAAGAACATGACGGCGCAGGGGCCCGCGATCATCGACCTGCTCGACAGGATGGGCGTACCGTTCAACCGAACGCCTGAAGGGCTGCTGGACTTCCGTCGCTTCGGTGGCACACTCTATCAGCGGACCGCGTTCGCTGGAGCGACTACCGGCCAGCAACTGCTGTACGCGCTGGATGAGCAGGTACGGCGGTACGAGTCTGAGGGCAAGGTAACGAAGTACGAGGGATGGGAGTTTCTGTCGGCGGTACTCGATTCGAAGGGTGCCTGCAGAGGCATCGCGGCTCTGGACCTTCGCTCTATGGAGACCCGAAGCTTTCCTGCGGACGCCATTATCGTCTGCACCGGCGGCATCGGCGCAATCTTTGGCAAGTCGACAAACTCAGTCGTCTGCACCGGATCAGCGCAAGCTGCTCTGTATCAGCAGGGGGCTGTCTACGCGAACGGCGAGTTCATCCAGGTACACCCTACGGCGATTCCCGGCGAAGATAAGCTTCGCTTGATGTCTGAGTCGGCCCGAGGTGAGGGTGGGCGGGTCTGGGTACCACGGGACAAGAACGATAAGCGGGTTGCGAAATCGATTCCCGAGGGAGAGCGATGGTACTTCCTTGAGGAGTGGTACCCGAAGTATGGAAACCTGGTTCCGCGCGATGTAGCTACGCGGGCAATCCATAAGGTGGTTTACGAGCACGGCATGGGAATCGATGGCCAGCCCATGGTGTATCTCGATCTGACCCATATCGATCGCGAGACCTTGAACCGCAAACTTGAGGGCATTCTTGAGATCTACGAGAAGTTCGTAGGCGATGATCCTCGCGAAGTTCCCATGAAGATCTTCCCGGGCATGCACTACACAATGGGCGGGCTCTGGGTCGATTTCGAGCAGCAGACAAACCTTCCGGGCGTCTTCGCGGCAGGTGAGGCTGACTACTCGATCCACGGCGCCAATCGACTTGGAGCCAACTCACTGCTCTCCTGCATCTATGGTGGCTTTGTAGCTGGGCCGAATGCGATGGCTTACGCCAAGGGTCTGGCTCCACAGGAAGGTGATGGTGGGCATGCAGCCGAGCTTACGCGGCAGCAAGGTTTGAATGGGCAGCTGTTGAGCGCTACGGGAACCGAGAACCCGTTCAAGCTGTGGCGAGAGCTTGGGGATACGATGACGCGGCACGCCACAATCATTCGCTATAACGCCGGGCTGGCCGAGGCCGATGCCAAAATCGTGGAGCTGAAAGAGAGATATCGGAACATCAATCTCTCGGACAAAAGCCAGTGGGCGAATACAAGCTTCGCCTTTACACGGCAGTTGCTCAACATGCTGGAACTGTCGCGAGTGGTTGTGCAAGGTGCGGCGCTGCGGGATGAATCTCGCGGCGCGCACTATAAGCCCGATTTTCCAGAACGAAATGATGAAAAATTCCTCAAAACAACAAAGGCAAGCTTCGTCGACGGGGCACCCAAGTTCGAGTATGAAGAGGTCGATACATCGCACATTACGCCACGCGCCCGGAACTATGCGGCTACGGCTTAG
- a CDS encoding succinate dehydrogenase cytochrome b558 subunit, with translation MAAAAPPAPPATSPLRGVQPLRAGQGHSFLWRKLHSLSGIVPIGAFLLEHILSNFEALNGPLAYAQQVKFLNSLPLVRVLEWAFIFIPLAFHALYGVFIAFRGRASVNVYPWAGNWMYLMQRVTGLIALAYIVQHVWRQRFSGVSLPEHPGAAFAKVQHELANPWMLAIYIIAMIATCFHFSYGIWLFAAKWGITPGDRARRRSGYVCTALGIVLTVMGLASIYAFVGPKYKNAPADVMSAQPPGVTEPAPEYPVPGSTNPSPSPLQ, from the coding sequence ATGGCCGCTGCCGCCCCACCAGCACCCCCTGCCACATCGCCGTTACGCGGCGTGCAACCGTTGCGCGCGGGCCAAGGTCACTCCTTTCTGTGGCGCAAGCTGCATTCGCTCTCGGGCATCGTTCCCATTGGCGCGTTCTTGCTGGAGCACATCCTCTCGAACTTCGAGGCTCTAAACGGTCCTCTCGCCTATGCCCAGCAGGTCAAATTTCTCAACTCCCTCCCGCTGGTCCGCGTGTTGGAATGGGCATTTATCTTCATCCCCCTAGCGTTTCATGCTCTCTACGGCGTCTTTATCGCCTTTCGTGGACGTGCGAGCGTCAATGTCTATCCCTGGGCCGGCAACTGGATGTACCTGATGCAGCGCGTCACAGGCCTCATCGCGTTGGCCTACATTGTGCAACATGTCTGGCGTCAGCGCTTTAGCGGTGTCAGCCTGCCGGAACATCCCGGTGCAGCCTTCGCCAAGGTCCAGCACGAACTCGCGAACCCCTGGATGCTGGCGATCTACATTATCGCGATGATTGCGACCTGCTTCCACTTTTCTTATGGGATCTGGCTGTTCGCCGCAAAGTGGGGCATCACGCCCGGCGATCGCGCACGACGACGCTCAGGTTATGTATGCACTGCTCTTGGTATTGTGCTGACCGTAATGGGTCTGGCCAGTATCTACGCATTTGTCGGACCGAAATACAAGAATGCTCCTGCTGATGTCATGTCAGCACAGCCTCCCGGCGTCACAGAGCCTGCCCCTGAGTACCCGGTTCCGGGCTCGACTAATCCCTCACCTTCTCCGCTTCAGTAG
- a CDS encoding non-canonical purine NTP pyrophosphatase — protein MLLKLYVATSNTGKLRDFASASGPDVDLETLAGLATISAPPEDAPTFDGNARAKAIYYSLHAPGQIVIADDSGLEVDALDGAPGVRSARYADDMHYAAPEGLSVDGRNNACLLHALLRIPQGLRTGRYRCSLAAARDGQIVKVANGTVEGDILTEPSGKNGFGYDPLFYLSSYQKTMAELDPDARLACSHRGDALRRLLPLLRNNEGVSSTG, from the coding sequence ATGCTCTTGAAGCTGTATGTAGCCACCTCAAATACCGGAAAGTTACGCGACTTCGCATCGGCCAGCGGACCCGATGTCGATCTGGAAACCCTGGCAGGTCTGGCGACGATCTCTGCCCCACCCGAAGATGCGCCGACCTTTGACGGCAACGCGCGTGCGAAGGCTATTTACTACTCCTTACACGCCCCCGGGCAGATCGTAATTGCGGATGATTCAGGGCTGGAAGTCGATGCGCTTGACGGCGCTCCCGGCGTTCGATCCGCGCGCTATGCCGACGATATGCACTACGCTGCGCCCGAGGGCCTGAGTGTGGACGGGCGCAACAATGCCTGCCTCCTGCACGCGTTGCTCCGTATTCCACAGGGTCTGCGCACGGGACGATACCGCTGCAGCCTAGCCGCAGCGCGTGATGGGCAGATTGTCAAAGTTGCGAATGGAACAGTCGAAGGAGATATCCTTACTGAACCCAGCGGCAAGAACGGCTTCGGCTACGACCCGCTCTTCTATCTGTCTTCCTACCAGAAGACTATGGCCGAACTGGATCCCGATGCCCGGCTCGCCTGCAGCCATCGCGGCGATGCTTTACGCCGGCTTCTACCTCTTCTTCGAAACAACGAGGGTGTTTCGTCCACGGGATAG